In the Scylla paramamosain isolate STU-SP2022 chromosome 14, ASM3559412v1, whole genome shotgun sequence genome, one interval contains:
- the LOC135106868 gene encoding muscle-specific protein 20-like — MPNRNKELEQEVMAWVEAVMGQKLPPGNFDDVFKDGVVLCNLINKIQPNSVKKIQTSGGSFKLMENIQRFQEAIKKYGVPHEEIFQTADLFERRNIPQVVLCLYSLGRITQKHPEYNGPSLGPKMADENKREWDEDQQRQLRDGQIGLQMGQNKGATQSGMGALNNTRHM, encoded by the exons ATGCCG AACCGCAACAAAGAACTGGAGCAGGAGGTGATGGCGTGGGTGGAGGCGGTGATGGGCCAGAAGCTACCACCTGGAAACTTTGATGATGTGTTCAAAGACGGTGTGGTTCTGTGCAATCTCATCAACAAGATCCAGCCCAACTCCGTCAAGAAGATTCAGACCTCCGGCGGCTCCTTCAAGCTTATGGAGAACATTCAGAG GTTCCAGGAGGCCATCAAGAAGTACGGCGTGCCCCATGAGGAGATCTTCCAGACTGCTGACCTCTTTGAGCGACGCAACATCCCCCAGGTGGTGCTCTGCCTCTACTCCTTGGGCCGCATC ACCCAGAAGCACCCAGAGTACAACGGGCCGTCTCTGGGGCCAAAGATGGCTGATGAGAACAAGAGGGAGTGGGACGAGGACCAACAGAGGCAGCTGAGGGATGGTCAGATCGGCTTGCAGATGGGCCAGAACAAGGGCGCCACGCAGTCCGGCATGGGCGCCCTCAATAATACCCGCCAcatgtaa